TCTAATGCTGTTCGGGCCAGAATGGCTACTATGGGAGTACGAGTTCAGCGGAGGAGAGTGAGGGAGAGTTTGATCCGAGTGAACCCAGCCGGAGCTGCACACAGAGCACTATCTCATCGACTGCACTGGAGAACCTACAATGTTGCAGGTCCTAACTCTCTGTGGCACATAGATGGGAACCACAAGCTGATCAGGTAGATGTGGATGATACATCAGTTACATAACTTACATGCATCATTTCCAGGGCTCTACAGTGCACATATATCACTCACATTTGTCCTCCTGTTATGGCACTTGTAATTGAGATGTTTCTGTTgttttagtattaataataatattgattcaGTGACATTACATTAtatagaaaatactattttactgTGACCCTAGAcactcagaaataaaggtacaaaagctgtcactggggcagtacctttttaAAAGGTACATGTTAGAACCTAATAGGAACCAAAGCATATCTTTTGAACGGGTACCAACACAGTGACAGTTTTTGtatctttatttctgagagtttaCCTTCCTGCCATGTGTAAACATAGAAGcctgaattaatttatttaatcataacaCAGAAGACAAATAACAGCTTTTTATTTCATCTTTAGGTGGAGAATAGTGATCCATGGGGGGATCTGTGGCTTCAGCAGACTGGTTGTATTTTTGCAAGTTTCTGACAACAACAGGGCTGGCACAGTGTTTGACCAGTTTGTTCAAGCCACAGCTAGGTATGGTGTTCCATCTCGAGTTAGATGTGACCACGGAGGAGAAAACAATACAGTTGGTTTGTTTATGAATATCTATCATGGATCTGAGAGAGGAAGTGCCATCCGTGGTAGAAGTGTGCACAACCAGAGGATCGAGAGACTTTGGGGAGATCTTTGGCGGGGTATGACTAATGTGTACCACCAGCTTTTCTCCTTTCTCGAGAGTGATGGAGTCATTGACTGTACCAACGAGCGACACATGTGGGCACTGCATCATGTGTACATTCCCCGGATTAACCGGGACTTGGAGGTTTTCAGGGAACAGTGGAACAATCATGGATTGCGCACTGCTGGCTAC
Above is a genomic segment from Carassius carassius chromosome 30, fCarCar2.1, whole genome shotgun sequence containing:
- the LOC132111041 gene encoding uncharacterized protein LOC132111041, yielding MRYAHLSEAELDKVVRQLVGENEQIGSNAVRARMATMGVRVQRRRVRESLIRVNPAGAAHRALSHRLHWRTYNVAGPNSLWHIDGNHKLIRWRIVIHGGICGFSRLVVFLQVSDNNRAGTVFDQFVQATARYGVPSRVRCDHGGENNTVGLFMNIYHGSERGSAIRGRSVHNQRIERLWGDLWRGMTNVYHQLFSFLESDGVIDCTNERHMWALHHVYIPRINRDLEVFREQWNNHGLRTAGYHTPYQMFVRGCLQRQTSSLTAMAEIFGHRPAQEVAIPAVDWQEVVTVPANQFSPTQAQMQQVQDVDNLAGPVGSLAIDALQTVINILHQ